A part of Pirellulales bacterium genomic DNA contains:
- a CDS encoding DUF1559 domain-containing protein: protein MTSSIGHAKRRRAGGVSLPVGPYCNEGGFTLVELLVVIAIIGILVALLLPAVQAARESARRSQCVNNLKQLGIALHNFEQSTKTFPKGSTSQSYAADPTIPPNFYRWSAFAYLTPFLEQTPVYNQLHLDVPLYGGPNQGYAVMPANQFAVQIVVPLFLCPSDRGQPVTSYLGTIFGPCNYAACVGTGINGGSEYDTDGMFYMNSATRFADLLDGASNTAALAESILGAAPDPTKPPDPRTVYAYLGGSPVTDANCLAANQYNVSDPRSFAWANGEVRCGLYNHYLPPNSPRLDCVSYDPNTQYTDTGWRTARSYHPSAANLLLADGSVHTIQDTIDIAIWRALATLRNGESLTAGGW from the coding sequence ATGACGAGCAGCATCGGTCATGCAAAGCGCAGGCGAGCGGGAGGCGTAAGCCTCCCGGTAGGTCCGTATTGCAACGAGGGCGGTTTCACGCTGGTGGAGTTGCTGGTGGTGATCGCCATCATCGGCATCCTGGTGGCGTTGCTGTTGCCGGCCGTGCAAGCCGCGCGCGAATCGGCGCGGCGCAGCCAGTGCGTCAACAATCTCAAGCAACTCGGCATCGCCCTGCACAATTTCGAGCAGTCGACCAAGACGTTTCCGAAAGGCAGCACGTCGCAGAGCTACGCGGCCGATCCGACCATTCCGCCCAACTTTTATCGTTGGTCGGCCTTCGCCTATCTGACGCCGTTTTTGGAACAGACGCCGGTCTACAATCAGCTCCATCTCGATGTGCCGCTCTACGGCGGGCCAAACCAGGGATATGCGGTCATGCCCGCGAACCAATTCGCCGTGCAGATCGTCGTGCCGCTGTTTCTTTGCCCCAGCGACCGCGGCCAGCCGGTGACCAGCTATCTGGGCACGATCTTCGGTCCGTGCAACTACGCCGCCTGCGTGGGCACCGGCATCAACGGCGGCAGCGAGTACGACACCGACGGCATGTTCTACATGAACTCGGCCACGCGGTTCGCCGATCTGCTCGACGGCGCCAGCAACACGGCGGCCCTGGCGGAAAGCATTCTGGGCGCGGCGCCCGACCCCACGAAGCCGCCCGATCCGCGCACCGTTTACGCCTATCTCGGCGGCTCGCCCGTCACCGATGCCAACTGCCTGGCCGCGAACCAATACAACGTCAGCGATCCGCGCAGTTTCGCCTGGGCCAACGGCGAGGTCCGTTGCGGGCTGTACAATCATTATCTGCCGCCCAATTCGCCGCGCCTCGACTGCGTCAGCTACGACCCCAACACGCAATACACCGACACCGGTTGGCGCACGGCGCGAAGCTATCATCCGAGCGCCGCCAATCTGCTGCTGGCCGACGGATCGGTCCACACCATCCAGGACACGATCGACATTGCTATTTGGAGGGCGCTGGCGACGCTGCGGAACGGCGAGTCGTTGACCGCGGGCGGCTGGTAG
- a CDS encoding phytanoyl-CoA dioxygenase family protein produces MIETDYLAPKGNCGRRPEDGLPRPSPRARDGLGRPSSGHHAQPLGDDELDQYHELGFVVRRNLFGMEEIAALADEADRLLADCKHLIDRNNLRCRFMQHVDSGEPLFEVFDPVSDISPLCARLTEDRRVRVLVDAIYGEPACLFKDKLIFKMPGAPGYPLHQDIPRSWSGFPRSFLTVLIPIDAPTEANGCTEVFSGYHHGFLFPENEDLYMLPDDCVAASRSVKLLLEPGDVAVFHGLTPHRSAPNRSTAMRRAFYVSYNALSDGGDQRSRHYVQFHDFLRARLAADAPQSTYFR; encoded by the coding sequence ATGATCGAGACCGATTACTTAGCACCCAAGGGCAACTGCGGGCGACGACCGGAGGATGGCCTTCCTAGGCCGTCTCCCCGGGCACGGGACGGCCTAGGAAGGCCATCCTCCGGACATCATGCGCAGCCGCTGGGCGACGATGAACTCGACCAATATCACGAACTTGGGTTCGTCGTTCGGCGAAATCTGTTCGGCATGGAGGAAATTGCCGCCCTGGCCGACGAAGCCGATCGGCTGCTGGCGGACTGCAAACACCTGATCGACCGAAACAACTTGCGGTGCCGCTTCATGCAGCATGTCGACAGCGGTGAGCCGCTGTTCGAGGTGTTCGACCCAGTAAGCGACATCTCGCCGCTTTGCGCCCGGTTGACGGAAGACCGCCGAGTTCGCGTCCTGGTCGACGCGATCTATGGCGAGCCGGCCTGCCTCTTCAAAGACAAACTGATCTTCAAGATGCCGGGGGCACCGGGCTATCCGCTTCACCAGGATATTCCGCGAAGCTGGTCGGGCTTTCCCCGCTCGTTCTTGACGGTGCTGATTCCAATCGACGCCCCGACCGAAGCGAACGGCTGCACCGAGGTGTTTTCGGGCTACCATCACGGGTTCCTGTTTCCGGAGAACGAAGACCTCTACATGCTGCCCGACGATTGCGTCGCCGCCTCGCGAAGCGTGAAGCTCTTGCTCGAACCGGGCGACGTGGCGGTTTTTCACGGTCTCACGCCGCACCGCTCCGCGCCCAACCGGTCGACGGCCATGCGACGAGCGTTCTATGTGAGCTACAACGCTTTGTCGGACGGGGGCGACCAACGTTCGCGGCACTACGTCCAGTTTCACGACTTCCTGCGAGCGCGCCTCGCCGCCGATGCACCACAGTCGACGTACTTCCGATGA
- a CDS encoding sarcosine oxidase subunit delta, protein MKLLTCPINGPRPLSEFVFGGEVRDMPDAATASDEAWADYVFNRAGEPGVRREWWYHVASGTWFVAERDNLKDEFLRTYLYGSDEK, encoded by the coding sequence ATGAAACTACTCACCTGCCCCATCAACGGCCCGCGTCCACTGTCGGAATTCGTCTTCGGCGGCGAAGTGCGCGACATGCCCGATGCCGCTACGGCCTCGGATGAAGCCTGGGCCGATTACGTGTTCAACCGCGCCGGCGAGCCGGGCGTGCGGCGCGAATGGTGGTATCACGTGGCCAGCGGCACCTGGTTCGTCGCCGAGCGGGACAACTTGAAGGATGAGTTTTTGCGGACCTATCTGTATGGCAGCGATGAAAAGTAA
- a CDS encoding ArsI/CadI family heavy metal resistance metalloenzyme, whose amino-acid sequence MATVTETGVTKFHLSLNVNDLGRSIAFLEALLGVPPAKRRSDYAKFEIDDPPLVLSLEPHGFSGRGALNHVGFRLPDSAALVEAQRRLEAAGIETQREEGVECCYARQTKFWANDPDGTLWEVYVFEGDIEHRGAGQRLEVISPPANAAEAPPARVTIAHRLGQESSGRLRTADGVACPDGAADEVLLQGTFNAKIDADQRRAILRDALRTLRPGGQLLVHVLTGSSRLPEGTRLQLPGPAAAVAQVPLDRELVAEIEEAGFAGLHYSKFGASACFHYQGVEMRETKLLAYKPQPSGTSRYLAIYKGPHREVRDDVGRVFRRGERVAIDEAGRDLLQNGPAAEQFLIVEAAGDQ is encoded by the coding sequence ATGGCCACCGTAACCGAAACCGGCGTAACCAAGTTCCATCTTTCGCTCAACGTAAACGACCTGGGCCGCTCGATCGCGTTCTTGGAAGCGTTGCTGGGCGTTCCGCCTGCCAAGCGCCGAAGCGACTACGCCAAGTTCGAGATCGACGATCCGCCGCTGGTGCTCTCGCTGGAGCCGCACGGTTTTTCGGGCCGCGGCGCGCTGAACCATGTCGGCTTTCGCCTGCCCGACTCGGCGGCGCTGGTCGAGGCGCAGCGCCGGTTGGAGGCGGCCGGCATCGAGACGCAGCGCGAAGAAGGCGTCGAGTGCTGCTATGCCCGGCAAACGAAGTTCTGGGCCAACGATCCCGACGGCACGCTGTGGGAGGTATATGTCTTCGAAGGCGACATCGAGCACCGCGGCGCGGGTCAACGGTTGGAAGTGATCTCGCCGCCTGCGAATGCCGCCGAAGCTCCGCCCGCGCGCGTGACGATCGCCCACCGCCTGGGCCAGGAGTCGAGCGGCCGGCTTCGCACGGCCGACGGAGTCGCCTGCCCCGACGGCGCCGCCGATGAAGTGCTGCTGCAAGGGACGTTTAACGCCAAAATCGATGCCGATCAGCGCAGAGCCATTTTGCGGGACGCGCTGCGGACATTGCGGCCGGGCGGACAACTGCTCGTACACGTGTTGACGGGATCTTCACGCCTGCCCGAGGGAACGCGTTTGCAGTTGCCCGGTCCGGCGGCGGCGGTGGCACAGGTGCCGCTCGACCGCGAACTGGTGGCCGAAATCGAGGAGGCGGGTTTTGCCGGCCTGCATTACAGCAAGTTCGGTGCTTCAGCCTGCTTTCACTATCAGGGCGTTGAGATGCGCGAGACGAAGCTTTTGGCCTACAAGCCTCAGCCGTCGGGCACGAGCCGCTATCTGGCGATCTACAAGGGTCCGCATCGCGAAGTGCGCGACGATGTGGGCCGCGTTTTTCGCCGCGGCGAGCGTGTGGCCATCGACGAGGCCGGCCGCGACTTGCTGCAGAACGGTCCGGCCGCCGAGCAGTTTCTGATCGTCGAGGCCGCAGGCGATCAATAG
- a CDS encoding MBL fold metallo-hydrolase: MVELAFHGAAETVTGSKYLLTAADARVLVDCGLFQGLKELRLRNWQPPPFDVASLDCVVLTHTHIDHVGYLPRLVKLGFKRPVWCTPATQALADIILRDAARNQEEEAEYANRKGYSKHRPALPLFDERDVDRSLKLLRPVDRGQWFNPAGPIWCRYHDAGHLLGSAMIEVEVRQGPTPLRILFSGDVGRYEAPLYHDPAPPPACDYLVCESTYGNREHGDERVLDQLCHVVEAAIARGGVMLVASFAVGRAQQLIYLLAVLAAQRRIWPLPVYLDSPMAVDATHIYTSYAAELDLSESHAGGAGPLDFGNVHLARTVEESKRINSVRGPAVIISSSGMMVGGRILHHLRQRLPDARNTIVLGGFMAAGTRGRQLEDGAPSIRVHGTKVPVRAAIARVSALSGHAGHSELLRWLEPLAAPRRAFFTHGEIESARALAAELHDKRGWNTCVPRMHERVHL; this comes from the coding sequence ATGGTAGAACTTGCTTTTCACGGCGCCGCCGAGACCGTCACCGGCTCGAAATACCTGCTCACGGCCGCCGACGCACGCGTGCTCGTCGACTGCGGGCTGTTTCAGGGACTCAAGGAATTGCGGCTGAGAAACTGGCAGCCGCCGCCGTTCGACGTGGCGTCGCTCGATTGCGTGGTGCTCACGCACACGCATATCGACCACGTCGGTTACTTGCCGCGGCTGGTGAAGCTGGGCTTTAAGCGGCCCGTGTGGTGTACGCCGGCCACCCAGGCCCTGGCCGACATCATTCTCCGCGACGCCGCCCGCAACCAGGAAGAGGAAGCCGAGTACGCCAATCGCAAGGGCTACAGCAAGCACCGGCCGGCGCTGCCTTTGTTCGACGAACGCGACGTCGATCGCAGCCTCAAGCTGTTGCGCCCGGTCGATCGCGGCCAGTGGTTCAACCCGGCCGGCCCGATCTGGTGCCGCTATCACGACGCCGGGCACTTGCTCGGTTCGGCCATGATCGAGGTCGAGGTCCGCCAAGGCCCCACGCCGTTGCGCATCCTGTTTTCCGGCGACGTGGGCCGTTACGAAGCTCCGCTCTATCACGACCCCGCTCCGCCGCCGGCCTGCGACTACCTCGTTTGCGAAAGCACCTACGGCAATCGCGAACACGGCGACGAACGGGTGCTCGACCAGCTTTGCCACGTCGTGGAGGCGGCCATCGCGCGCGGGGGCGTGATGCTGGTCGCGTCGTTCGCGGTCGGCCGGGCTCAGCAACTGATCTACTTGCTGGCGGTGCTGGCGGCCCAGCGGCGCATTTGGCCGCTGCCGGTGTATCTCGATAGCCCGATGGCGGTCGATGCCACGCACATCTACACGTCGTATGCCGCCGAGCTCGACCTGAGCGAGAGCCACGCCGGCGGCGCCGGGCCGCTCGATTTCGGCAACGTCCACTTGGCCCGCACGGTGGAAGAATCGAAGCGGATCAATTCCGTGCGGGGACCGGCGGTGATCATATCCTCGTCGGGCATGATGGTGGGCGGACGCATTTTGCACCACTTGCGGCAGCGATTGCCGGACGCGCGGAACACGATCGTGCTGGGCGGCTTCATGGCCGCCGGCACGCGCGGCCGGCAACTCGAAGACGGCGCACCATCGATACGCGTGCATGGCACGAAGGTGCCGGTCCGTGCCGCGATCGCGCGGGTCTCCGCCCTTAGCGGGCATGCCGGTCACAGCGAGCTGCTGCGCTGGCTCGAGCCGCTGGCGGCACCTCGTCGGGCCTTTTTCACTCACGGCGAGATCGAAAGTGCGCGAGCACTGGCCGCCGAGCTGCACGACAAGCGCGGCTGGAACACCTGCGTGCCGCGGATGCACGAACGGGTTCATCTATGA
- a CDS encoding MFS transporter, with amino-acid sequence MTSYTANLRPPYGWVIVAVAALAMVATLPGRTHGLGLITEPLLTDLRIDRTVYADINLWATLLGALCCWPAGSLLDRFGVRRVLAIIALSLGGVVVAMTHVTQAATLFVLITLTRALGQSMLSVASLTLMGKSFRERLGLAMGAYSLLVGIGFGAAFKVTGQAVLHFGWRDTWSAIGLLLIAVLAPVSWLLVREAGKTDRTTPDASASSNGDFTVRQALCSQVFWVFAVASSLYGLISSGIGLFNQAILEERGFEAETYHTVLAVSSVCGMIANLAGGWAATRISLGRLLAAAMLLLAASLAALPQVTELWQVYAYAVAMGAAGGVVTVSFFTVWGAAFGQAHLGKIQGWAQMMTVVASAAGPKLFAEWQSRTGSYTGAFYLFVPIAAVLALAAWVTRLERVASVTAKTEDELQWAAP; translated from the coding sequence ATGACATCCTACACCGCCAATCTCCGTCCGCCGTATGGCTGGGTCATCGTGGCCGTCGCCGCTTTGGCCATGGTGGCGACCTTGCCCGGCCGAACGCACGGCTTGGGGCTGATCACCGAGCCGCTGCTGACGGATCTCAGGATCGATCGGACCGTCTACGCCGACATCAATCTCTGGGCCACGCTGTTGGGCGCGTTGTGTTGCTGGCCGGCCGGAAGCTTGCTCGACCGCTTCGGCGTGCGGCGGGTATTGGCGATCATCGCCCTGTCGCTGGGCGGCGTGGTGGTGGCCATGACGCACGTGACGCAGGCGGCAACGCTGTTCGTGCTCATCACGCTTACGCGCGCTCTGGGGCAAAGCATGCTCTCCGTGGCCAGCCTGACGCTGATGGGCAAGTCGTTCCGCGAGCGGCTTGGCCTGGCGATGGGCGCCTATTCCCTGCTGGTCGGCATCGGTTTTGGGGCTGCATTCAAAGTTACCGGGCAGGCGGTGCTCCATTTTGGCTGGCGCGACACATGGTCGGCGATCGGCTTGCTGTTGATCGCCGTGCTGGCGCCGGTGTCGTGGTTGCTGGTGCGCGAGGCCGGCAAAACCGACCGGACGACGCCCGATGCGAGTGCGAGCAGCAACGGCGATTTCACTGTCCGCCAGGCCCTTTGTTCGCAAGTGTTCTGGGTGTTCGCGGTGGCCAGCTCGCTCTACGGCCTGATTTCGTCGGGCATCGGGCTGTTCAACCAAGCCATCCTCGAAGAACGCGGCTTCGAAGCGGAGACCTATCACACGGTGCTGGCGGTCAGCTCCGTGTGCGGCATGATCGCCAATCTGGCAGGCGGCTGGGCGGCCACGCGAATCTCGCTCGGGCGCTTGCTGGCTGCGGCGATGCTGCTCTTGGCCGCATCGCTGGCGGCCTTGCCGCAAGTGACCGAGTTGTGGCAAGTGTATGCCTACGCGGTCGCCATGGGCGCCGCCGGCGGAGTGGTGACGGTTTCGTTTTTCACCGTGTGGGGCGCCGCATTCGGGCAAGCACACCTGGGCAAGATTCAAGGCTGGGCGCAGATGATGACGGTCGTGGCCTCGGCGGCTGGTCCGAAGTTGTTTGCCGAATGGCAATCGCGCACCGGATCGTATACCGGCGCCTTCTACCTGTTTGTTCCGATCGCCGCCGTGCTGGCCCTGGCCGCGTGGGTCACGCGCCTCGAACGTGTGGCGAGCGTTACCGCAAAAACCGAGGACGAATTACAATGGGCCGCACCGTGA
- a CDS encoding glycine cleavage T C-terminal barrel domain-containing protein has translation MTAPGETAHPPADDAIGASRHRLPPQPGECIDRTRPIQFRFEGRTYYGFTGDTISSALAANGVRLLGRSFKYHRPRGIYSLANHDVNVLVSEGTRTNIRADVTPIWESAEFTAVNTFGGLQNDLARRFDQLGRFLPVGFYYKTFHKPRRLFPFWERQMRAMAGLGAVDPKAPRLRTAKQYEWCDVLVVGGGPSGLSAAIAAAEQGLQVIVVDEQPLAGGSLLYQGSDRLAVLQTLLDRARDLSNLTVRTATVAAGYYADHWVALVDQHRMTKLRAKSVVFATGALEQPALFRNNDLPGVMLATAAQRLIRLYAVRPFDRPIVLAANADGYRAALDLQQLGIGVRMIVDLRPDGEPTDIRQQVLKAGIVVRPGHCVYEASSASDATGIDAVTICPIDGDGQPQVKRGERIECDGLVMSVGWAPADSLFCQAGGKMNYSRELEQFVPDLVPPGIFITGRLRGVFALDVQLTDGRRAGLAATAYLGRYSGPLPEVAVTHATPPSHPWPVVEHPAGKVFVDLDEDVQLKDIKHAVQEGFDNVELLKRYSTFGMGPSQGKIANTNTIRVLADLRGESMGETGSPTARPFFHPVPLSHLAGKGFHPHRETALHSRHEAAGARFIPAGDWLRPAYYASNNVDRHQAIAAEVAAVRQRAGLIDVSTLGKLEITGPDAAQFLERIYTGRFAKMKVGTTRYGLMCDESGVIIDDGVIGRLTDDRFYVTTTTTASGSVYREMQRWAIVWKLNVVLANLTGAMAAMNLAGPQAPAVLAELTDLDLSDAGFPYLGLREAAVLGVPARVLRTGFVGEVGYEIHVPAQSAARVWDGILQAGASRGIVPFGVEAQRLLRLEKGHVIVSQDTDGLTTPYEAGMEWAVKHDKPFFVGGRSLKIVAHKPLKRRLIGFTLPRGYNGPLPAECHLVIEKGAIVGRVTSIADSGTVGRAIGLAYVAPQQAAPGTEFQIRVEGGKMVAATVVELPFYDRTNARQRVAAEGWKKRACERRPTVSEPSAREEASGARRQASGRSDEASKLELRDVSELARIVIKGPAAADLLRQHGIGVPMRVYQFQSLADDGLVVRTGATEFFIEDSWQSSVVARLRAAFKAHLPGVLPVWRQDLSLLISGSEATTLLAQVASCNFRDSGETFVMTQLASVSCSVLARPRQGLPTWQIWADGTYGPYLWETLTAIAASAARIDADSLVD, from the coding sequence ATGACCGCTCCAGGTGAAACGGCGCACCCGCCGGCTGACGACGCAATCGGCGCGTCACGGCATCGCTTGCCGCCGCAGCCGGGCGAGTGCATCGACCGTACGAGGCCAATTCAGTTTCGCTTCGAGGGCCGCACCTACTACGGCTTCACCGGCGACACGATCTCCAGCGCGCTGGCCGCCAACGGCGTGCGCCTGCTGGGCCGCAGCTTCAAGTACCACCGGCCGCGCGGCATCTATAGCCTGGCCAACCACGATGTGAACGTGCTCGTGTCCGAAGGCACGCGCACCAATATTCGCGCCGATGTGACGCCCATCTGGGAAAGCGCCGAGTTCACGGCGGTCAACACGTTCGGAGGCTTGCAGAACGATCTCGCGCGTCGATTCGACCAACTCGGCCGGTTTTTGCCCGTCGGCTTCTACTATAAGACGTTCCATAAGCCCAGGCGGCTTTTTCCGTTCTGGGAACGGCAGATGCGGGCCATGGCCGGTCTCGGCGCTGTCGATCCCAAAGCGCCGCGGCTGCGGACCGCCAAACAATATGAGTGGTGCGACGTGCTCGTCGTCGGTGGCGGGCCAAGCGGTCTCTCGGCCGCGATTGCCGCGGCCGAACAAGGGCTGCAGGTGATCGTCGTCGATGAGCAGCCGCTTGCCGGCGGCAGCTTGTTGTATCAGGGGAGCGATCGCCTGGCCGTGCTCCAAACTCTGCTCGACCGGGCCCGCGACTTGTCCAATCTGACGGTCCGCACCGCGACCGTCGCGGCCGGCTATTATGCCGATCACTGGGTGGCCCTCGTGGACCAGCACCGCATGACCAAGCTGCGTGCCAAGAGCGTGGTCTTCGCCACCGGCGCGCTGGAGCAGCCGGCATTGTTTCGCAACAACGATTTGCCCGGCGTCATGCTCGCCACGGCAGCGCAGCGACTGATACGGCTTTACGCCGTCAGGCCGTTCGATCGGCCCATCGTGCTGGCCGCGAATGCCGATGGCTATCGCGCCGCGCTCGACTTGCAGCAACTCGGCATCGGCGTGCGAATGATCGTCGATCTGCGGCCCGATGGCGAGCCGACCGACATCCGTCAGCAAGTGCTGAAGGCCGGTATCGTCGTGCGGCCGGGCCACTGCGTTTACGAAGCCAGCTCGGCGAGCGACGCCACGGGCATCGACGCCGTGACGATTTGCCCGATCGACGGCGACGGCCAGCCGCAGGTGAAGCGTGGAGAGCGCATCGAATGCGACGGACTTGTCATGAGCGTCGGCTGGGCGCCGGCCGATTCGCTCTTCTGCCAGGCCGGCGGCAAAATGAACTATTCTCGCGAGCTGGAGCAGTTTGTGCCCGACCTTGTGCCGCCGGGCATCTTTATCACCGGGCGATTGCGGGGCGTATTTGCTCTCGATGTCCAACTGACCGATGGCCGTCGCGCCGGGCTGGCGGCCACGGCCTATCTGGGGCGTTACTCAGGACCGCTGCCGGAAGTCGCGGTGACACACGCAACCCCTCCTTCGCATCCTTGGCCCGTCGTCGAGCATCCTGCCGGCAAGGTGTTCGTCGATCTCGACGAAGACGTGCAGCTCAAAGACATCAAGCACGCGGTGCAGGAAGGTTTTGACAACGTCGAACTGCTCAAACGCTATTCGACGTTTGGCATGGGTCCCAGTCAGGGCAAGATCGCCAACACGAACACCATCCGCGTGCTGGCGGATCTGCGCGGCGAAAGTATGGGCGAGACGGGGTCGCCGACCGCCCGGCCGTTCTTTCATCCCGTGCCGTTGAGCCATCTGGCGGGCAAAGGCTTTCACCCGCATCGCGAGACCGCACTGCACTCCCGGCACGAAGCGGCCGGGGCCAGGTTCATTCCGGCGGGCGATTGGCTGCGGCCGGCGTATTATGCAAGTAATAATGTCGATCGCCATCAGGCTATCGCGGCCGAAGTCGCGGCCGTCCGCCAGCGGGCCGGGCTGATCGACGTGAGCACGCTGGGCAAGCTGGAAATCACCGGCCCCGACGCTGCGCAGTTCTTGGAGCGGATTTACACGGGACGCTTCGCCAAAATGAAAGTCGGCACCACGCGCTACGGCCTGATGTGCGACGAAAGCGGCGTGATCATCGACGACGGCGTTATCGGCCGGTTGACCGACGACCGCTTCTACGTCACCACCACCACGACGGCTTCGGGCAGCGTCTATCGCGAGATGCAGCGTTGGGCGATCGTGTGGAAGCTGAACGTGGTGCTGGCCAATCTCACCGGAGCGATGGCCGCGATGAACCTGGCCGGCCCGCAGGCGCCCGCGGTCCTGGCCGAATTGACCGATCTCGATTTGAGCGATGCCGGCTTTCCTTATCTCGGCCTGCGTGAAGCAGCGGTGCTCGGCGTGCCCGCCCGTGTGCTGAGGACCGGCTTCGTCGGCGAAGTCGGCTACGAGATTCACGTGCCGGCGCAGTCGGCCGCACGAGTCTGGGACGGCATCCTGCAAGCGGGTGCGTCGAGAGGAATCGTACCCTTTGGCGTCGAGGCCCAGCGTCTGCTGCGGCTGGAGAAAGGACACGTCATCGTGAGCCAGGACACCGACGGCCTGACCACGCCCTATGAAGCCGGCATGGAATGGGCCGTCAAGCACGACAAACCGTTTTTCGTCGGCGGCCGCAGTCTGAAGATCGTGGCCCACAAGCCGCTCAAGCGTCGACTCATCGGCTTCACGCTGCCGCGAGGCTACAACGGCCCGCTGCCCGCCGAGTGCCACCTGGTGATCGAAAAGGGAGCGATTGTCGGCCGCGTGACGAGCATTGCCGACAGTGGCACGGTTGGGCGGGCGATTGGATTGGCGTATGTCGCTCCGCAGCAAGCGGCGCCCGGCACCGAATTTCAGATCCGCGTGGAAGGCGGCAAGATGGTCGCGGCCACCGTGGTGGAGTTGCCGTTTTATGATCGAACGAACGCGAGGCAAAGGGTAGCGGCCGAAGGGTGGAAAAAGCGAGCTTGCGAGCGCCGGCCCACCGTGAGCGAGCCATCAGCCAGGGAAGAGGCGTCAGGCGCCAGACGTCAGGCGTCGGGCCGGAGTGACGAGGCGAGCAAGCTCGAATTGCGCGACGTGAGCGAATTGGCCCGCATCGTGATCAAGGGTCCGGCAGCGGCGGATTTGCTCAGGCAACATGGCATCGGCGTGCCAATGCGAGTTTATCAGTTTCAGTCTCTGGCAGACGACGGCCTGGTTGTGCGTACGGGGGCGACAGAGTTTTTTATTGAAGATTCCTGGCAGTCGAGCGTGGTGGCCCGCTTACGCGCGGCATTCAAGGCGCACCTTCCCGGAGTGTTGCCGGTCTGGCGACAAGATTTATCGCTGCTGATTTCGGGCAGCGAGGCAACGACCCTATTGGCCCAGGTCGCCAGTTGCAACTTCCGCGATTCGGGCGAAACGTTCGTGATGACGCAGCTCGCCAGCGTCTCCTGTTCGGTTTTGGCCCGGCCGCGACAAGGCTTGCCGACATGGCAAATCTGGGCCGACGGCACCTATGGCCCCTATCTATGGGAAACGTTGACGGCGATCGCCGCGTCGGCAGCCAGAATTGACGCCGACTCGCTCGTCGATTAG
- a CDS encoding glycosyltransferase: MNAIADLSVIMPTYNHAQYLPRALQALVTQSVVPAEIVVVNDASTDETPAILETYARDYPMVKVITNSQNRRTNESVQIGLARASGKYVYCVASDDYVLPGFVEKMVGTLEAHPRAGVCSAYFSVVDGVTGEIRPNASGWCSAPRYFAPDEFEKLIGHSSIPGHASILKRSSFEAAGGFLPDLEWHSDWFLSLVVAFREGMCHVPEMLSLLTDMPQGYSSHGMRSAKQLTVLSAVFDRLASPEYADVAGAFQRSGVLSVFGLPVLRMAASRADVWTRATLGLVNGFKTEEYEALLDDPDPRVRELGGFFLGPFWTEVKQRRAHEADERRELELAVAAHQEACAELRAAQIERDNALARLQQRITETESQLTATNNLLVERDARLKETEAVAAQLADQLRRMESSYFWKARTLLRDCKHAAVRSLGKAA; the protein is encoded by the coding sequence ATGAACGCGATCGCGGACCTTTCCGTCATCATGCCGACCTACAACCACGCGCAGTACCTGCCGCGTGCGCTACAGGCGCTGGTTACGCAGTCGGTCGTTCCCGCCGAGATCGTCGTCGTCAACGACGCCTCGACCGACGAAACGCCGGCAATTCTGGAGACGTACGCCCGCGACTATCCGATGGTGAAGGTGATCACCAACTCGCAGAACCGCCGGACCAATGAGAGCGTCCAGATTGGCCTCGCACGGGCCAGCGGCAAATACGTCTATTGCGTGGCGTCGGACGATTATGTCTTGCCGGGCTTTGTCGAGAAGATGGTCGGCACGCTGGAAGCCCATCCGCGGGCGGGCGTGTGCAGCGCGTATTTTTCCGTGGTCGACGGCGTCACCGGTGAGATCAGGCCGAACGCCAGCGGCTGGTGTTCGGCTCCGCGTTACTTCGCACCCGACGAGTTCGAAAAGCTGATCGGCCATTCCAGCATTCCCGGCCATGCGTCGATTCTGAAGCGGTCGTCGTTCGAGGCGGCGGGCGGCTTCTTGCCCGACCTGGAATGGCACTCCGACTGGTTCCTGAGCCTGGTCGTCGCCTTCCGCGAGGGAATGTGCCACGTGCCCGAAATGCTCTCGCTGTTGACCGACATGCCTCAAGGCTATTCCAGTCACGGCATGCGTTCGGCGAAGCAGCTCACCGTGTTGAGCGCGGTCTTCGATCGGCTGGCCAGCCCCGAGTACGCCGACGTAGCCGGTGCGTTTCAGCGCAGCGGCGTGCTCAGTGTTTTCGGGCTGCCGGTGTTGCGGATGGCCGCGAGTCGCGCCGACGTCTGGACCAGGGCCACGCTGGGCCTGGTCAACGGCTTCAAGACCGAGGAATATGAAGCGTTGCTCGACGACCCCGACCCGCGCGTGCGCGAGTTGGGCGGCTTTTTTCTCGGGCCGTTTTGGACCGAGGTCAAACAACGCCGCGCGCATGAGGCCGACGAGCGCCGCGAGCTCGAACTGGCCGTCGCTGCGCATCAAGAAGCATGTGCCGAGCTTCGCGCGGCACAAATTGAACGCGACAACGCACTCGCGCGATTGCAGCAGCGCATTACCGAGACGGAATCGCAATTGACGGCGACCAACAATCTCCTGGTTGAGCGCGACGCTCGACTCAAGGAAACCGAGGCGGTGGCGGCCCAGTTGGCCGATCAATTGCGCCGGATGGAGTCGTCGTATTTCTGGAAGGCACGCACTCTGCTGCGCGACTGCAAGCACGCCGCCGTGCGGTCGCTGGGCAAAGCGGCCTGA